The nucleotide sequence CCGCGGTGCGGAGTTACTTTAGTCAACGCTGGCAGCCTCCTGCAGAACTAAGTCAAACCTTGGAATACACCCTCATTCTTAACCCCGATGGCAGTCTTCAGCGGGCCTTACCCCTCAACCGGGCCGCAGAAGTTTATATTGACCGCACCCCTATTCCCTTGGCCAATGAACCCTTTGTTGCGGCGACCAATGCTCCGGCCCCAGTCCAATTACGGTTGGTGTTAGAGCCAATGGCCCGCGGCGGCGGTGTGCAAGTCTTTAGTGCCAACTAGGGATTATTTAGTTGTGGCGGTTGTCGCACTGGTCAGGAGATAACGACCTAAAGCGGGTAACTGTACCGTCTCAGCCGTCAGGAGCTTGGCCCACTCTTGGCGAACTTGGGTACTACTGGGTTGCTTGGCTAAAACCGTCAGGGCATCGTACCAGAGGCCAGCCTTAGCAAAGATCTGAAACCGATTCAGACCTTGGGCATTGGTCAGTGCTGTCTGCACATTGGGGGCTAAATCCACCCGCCGCACCCAACCTTCCACATAAACAATTTGGGAGGGATCGGGATTGGCTGGATCACAAATGAGACTTAACACCCAGCGATAATCTTGGTTGGGAGCTAGAGTCTGATTGGCCCAGGTAAACCGATCCAAAGGAGGGCGACCTTCTAAAAGAAAGGTGGTGCGATCTACGAGGGTTTGTTCAGTCTCTGTGGCTTTGTAGAGCATCATTTCGCCAACTTGATAGTTGTTCTTTGGTAAATACCAAAACACTGTTGGATTAGCCGCCGTGGTTAGGCCAATGTTGGAGCGGGGCATGAGGGCTGTCAGACCTGGCTCTTTTTGGGCTAGATCAAATTTACACGTCCCCCGAGTCGCCGCCCCTTCCCGATTACCCGGCCGGCCGAGGTTACTGGGAGGAACAAAATCAGCCCAGGCCAGGCCAGCGTTGAGCATTAAACCCAGTCCCAAAACACCAGCCATGATCGGTGTGACATTAGCGAGAGATTGCAGTTGCATGGGGAGTATCCTCCAGGTTATTGAATCCCATATCTTCAGCTTAAGGAGGTCAAGCTCAGAAAACTGTGATAGCTTCCCCCCGTCTTTGTTGATATCCATCACTGCCCTGGAGTTCCCAACCACCGGCTGCGGGATGATCATTGCACCTTGTAAGCCCCGTTCAACGATGGCCTGGCTGATATGCTCTATCTAAACTCATAGTTCCAAATTCGATGAGTATCATGGACATTAGCACTACTTAATATTTAGTAATGATTGTTGACCCACCTGCAGAAACCCTTGTCATTCCAGTACCGCCCACCACAACGGGATTCAAGGGCTGGCTGAAGCGTACCGTGTTTTTGGGGCAAGAACCCACCCCGGAACTGCTGGCAATCCTGTTGGTGTACTTTGTCCAGGGTATTTTAGGCTTGGCCCGACTAGCTGTGAGCTTCTTTTTCAAAGATGAGTTAGGTCTGACCCCAGCCGAAGTGGCCGCCCTCATGGGAATTGTCGCCTTGCCTTGGGTCTTGAAGCCTTTATTTGGCTTGCTTTCCGATAGTTTACCCCTCTTTGGCTATCGGCGGCGTTCCTACTTAATTTTGTCTGGGTTCTTGGGCTGCGGGGCCTGGGTCTATCTTGCTTTGGGTGTAACGGCTCCTTGGCAAGCCACCTTGGCCATTGCCCTGAGTTCTTTAGCAATTGCTGTCAGTGATGTGATTGTGGACTCTTTAGTTGTGGAGCGGGCCAGGGGAGAATCTGCTAGTACGGCGGGAACCTTGCAATCCCTCTGCTGGGGGGCAACAGCGGTAGGTGGTATTATCACAGCTTACTTTAGTGGACAGCTTTTGGCCCACTTCAGTACAGATACAATTTTTTTAATTACGGCGACGTTTCCGCTGCTTGTCTCAGGGGTAGCTGGCTTGATTCATGAAACCCCTCTCAGGGAACGCCCTAAACTCTCAGCCACCTGGACGCATATTCTGGATGTTGCCCAGGCCCTGAAGCAAAAGCAAATTTGGTTGCCCGTGGGTTTCTTATTTCTCTGGCAAGCCACTCCCAGTTCCGACTCAGCCTTTTTCTTCTTTACGACTAATGAACTTGGGTTTGATCCCGAATTTCTCGGGCGAGTCCGCTTAGTCACCAGTTTGGCGGCCCTGTTGGGGGTGTGGATCTTTCAACGATTTTTACGGGGACTACCCGTTCGGACAATTTTCCTCTGGAGTACGGTTCTTTCGGCTGCTTTGGGGATGACGACGCTGCTGTTGGTTACCCATGCTAATCGGGGCCTGGGCATTGATGATCACTGGTTTAGTTTGGGAGATAGCTTAATTCTGACAGTGATGGGGCAAATTGCCTTTATGCCTGTATTGGTTTTGGCCGCCCGCCTCTGTCCACCAGGGATTGAAGCGACCCTTTTTGCCTTGTTAATGGCGATCTCCAACTTGGCGAATTTGGTCTCTCACGAAACCGGCGCACTCCTAACCCACTGGCTAGGGATTTCTGACCAAGAGTTTGGGCGGCTGTGGATATTAGTGGTGGTCGCCAATCTCAGTACCCTCTTGCCTTTGCCCCTGCTAAATTGGCTCCCAGACCAGGCCCCAACTTTTCCGACCCCAGTTTCCGCTGATATTGCTGAAGGGTCTGAATTGGAATCCATCACGAGCGGTTAAATAATGACTAGCCTGACTCCAATGCCGATCCAGGGTGATCCCGGTGGTGATGTTTTTGATGTCATTATCGTTGGGGCTGGTTTATCGGGTCTAACCTGTGGGCAAGAGCTACAGCGGTCTGGACAACGGGTTCTAATTTTAGAAAAGTCTGCTGGCCTGGGGGGGCGAATTGCGACGCGGCGGATTGGGACAGATTGTTGGCTCGATCATGGTGTCCCGGCCTGGATAGCCCCCCCAGACTTTGACGATTTTCCCAATTGGCCCCAGTGGCAAGCCTTAACAACCGAGCTATTAACTAAGGAAATAATCCAGGCCTGGCCCGAGTTCACCCCCACTCAGCCCTCCGAACTTAGTCATTTTCAAGCTTATGCTGCTCCCCAAGGGATGACGAGCATTGCCAAACATTTAGCCCAAGGGTTAAGGATTGAGCGGCAACAGCGGGTCACGATGATTCAGGTGAATCCAGACCCCCAACTTTGGCAAGTGACCACGGTCAACCCCAAGGAAGTAGCCCAGGCCTGGTGGTGTAAGACCTTAGTTCTTGCGATTCCCGCCCCCCAGATCCACGAACTTTGCCGGCCCTTGAGCGATCATGGCCTGGCCCTGGAGTTTCTCCGCCATCTGGCCCAGGTGACTTACGATCCCAGTCTGACAGTGATGGTTGGCTTTGCCCCAGAGTTGAGGTCAGCTTTACCAGCCCTACCGGCCTTGGATCCGGATGATTCGCAAATTTGCTGGTGGGCCTGGGATAGCCAAAAACGACCGCAGCCAGCCCCTCCTGTGATTGTTCTCCACAGTACCCCGGACTATGCCCAGGCCAATTTTGAGGCTGTTCCCCTTGCAGATGCCGGTTATTACCTCTGGGCCTCGGTGCAGAAAAAATATGACTTACCAGATCTATTGACAGCCCCCAACTGGCTACAAGTCCATCGCTGGCGATATGCTCAAATTACTCAAGGCTATCCCAGGCCCTACCTCATTGCCCCGCTGTCACCGACTTTGATCTGTTGTGGTGATTGGTGTGGCCAGACGAACCCGGCCTGGGGGTTGGGGCGGGCCTGGGCATCTGGCATGGAAACCGCAAAGTTACTCACACACCCTCTCGCCTAGTTTTAGTTCCCTAAGGACTAGTCGCTGGCTCCCTCTAGGGCCTCAGGTGTAGCATTTTCAGATTCTTTGGCCTCATTACGGTTGTCATTGAAGAAGCGGCGGCCAAAGCGACCCGGAGACCGTTTACGAAACTTGCGGGCATAGGCCTGGTTACGGAGGGCTTTTTCTTTTTTAGGATTGCGGCGTTTAGCCATGCTGACCTCTAGGTAATTGGGCAGTGAACGGTGGAGGAAGAAAATAAACTCAAATAACTATGAAGCTGAGTGGGGAAAACCAGAGCCTCATAATTTGCGCGAATAACCATTGTACCCGATTTAATTTGATTCTCGGATAGTTTTTGGGGTGAGTGTCAGATACTCTGGTTGACATTGAGCCTATCTGACCCTATAACTACAAAGTCTTTTGACGCTTCAACGCCTAACTATTGAAGCCAGTGGCTTGAGCCGTTTCTCATTTTAAGCTGTATGACACAAAGTAATATCCCCGGCTTTCTTGTGGAGCCTGAAGAAAAAATCACCCAACTCCGCCAACTCCTGCACCAGGCCAGTTATGCCTACTATGCCCTGGATAATCCGATCATGGAGGATGCCGTCTATGACCAGCTTTATCACGAACTCCAGGCCCTCGAACAAGAATTTCCGCAGTTTATTACCCCGGACAGTCCTACACAGCGGGTCGGAGAAAAACCTGCTAGTCAATTTGTTTCAGTGCAGCACCATATCCCACTCTATAGCCTGGAAAATGCCTTTGATTTTGGCGAAATGCAGGCCTGGGAAGTGCGCTGGCAGCGGTATTGGCAAACGAATCAAGGGGCCGAACTGCCTACACCCGAATATGTCTGCGAATTAAAAATTGATGGCTCAGCGTTAGCCTTGACCTACGAAAAAGGTGTCTTACTCCGTGGGGTCACGCGGGGGGATGGCTCGGCTGGGGAGGATATTACCCCCAATGTCAAAACAATTCGTTCGATTCCTCTGAGATTAAATTGGGATAACCCGCCAGAGATTGTTGAAGTTCGGGGCGAAGCCTTTTTGGGGTTAGATGTCTTTCACCGCATTAACCAAGAGCGAGAAGCCAAAGGAGAAGCCCTGTTTGCCAATCCCCGTAACGCCGCGGCCGGGACTTTACGGCAACTGGATGCCCGGATTGTCTCCCAACGTCAACTAGATTTTTTTGCTTATACGCTACATTTGCCTGAGACCGATGATTTAAGGACAGTCAACTTCCCAGGCCCCGCTCCCACAACCCAATGGCATAGTCTGGAACTCTTGCAAAATATCGGGTTTAAGGTCAATCCCAACCGGCAATACTGTCCAGATTTAACCGCAGTCCAGGCCTACTATGATCTCTGGGCCACAGGACGTTTGGCTTTGCCCTATTTAACCGATGGCGTGGTGATTAAGCTCAATGATTTGGCGGTGCAGCAGGGCCTGGGGTTTACCCAAAAATTTCCCCGCTGGGCTATTGCCTGGAAATATGAACCCGAACAAGCCATTACGGCAGTTTTAGATATTACGGTGCAAGTGGGACGCACGGGAGCCTTAACCCCTGTGGCGGAATTAAATCCGGTTCAACTGGCCGGAACAACAGTTTCCCGCGCTACTCTCCATAATCGAGATCGTTTAGCAGAGTTGGATTTACATATTGGCGATCGGGTTGTGGTTCACAAAGCAGGTGAAATTATTCCAGAAGTTTTGCGGGTGTTTCCAGAATTACGCTCTCCTCACGCACAGCCCTTTGTTTTTCCCAGCCATTGCCCGGAGTGTCATGAACTTGTCATCCAGCCGAAAGATGAGGCGGTCACCCGTTGTGTTAACCCCACTTGTCCGGCTATTGTGCGCGGGTCATTGCTCCATTGGGTCAGTCGGAATGCCTTGGATGTGGAGGGCCTGGGGGAGAAGATTATTAGTCAATTAGTCGAGAAAGGCTGGGTGACCTCAGTCGCAGATCTCTATGATCTCCAGGCCCCGCAACTGGCCAACCTAGACCGCCTCGGAGCCAAATCTGCCGCCAACATCATCGCCAGCCTCGAAAAATCCAGACAAAAACCTTGGTCAAGAGTTCTCTATGGCCTGGGGATTCGTCATGTCGGTGCAGTCAATGCCCAAGTCATCGCCTCTGAGTTTCCCAGCGCGGCAACCTTAGCCCAGGCCAGCCTTGAGGACTTGAATGCAATTCATGGAATTGGCCCGGAAATTGCCCAGGCCGTAGTGGATTGGTGGCAAAATCCGGCAAATCACACCTTGATCACCCGCTTGTCCCAGGCCGGCCTGCAACTGACCACTCCAGACCTTCACCCTGTACCATCCAATTCGCAACCCCTCAAAGGCAAAACATTGGTTGTCACCGGGACATTACCCACTATGAGTCGTGCAGAGGCCAAAAAACGCATTCAACAGGCCGGGGGGAAGGTAACCGACAGTGTCAGCCAGAAAACCAGTTATGTCGTGGTCGGTGAAAATGCGGGGAGCAAACTCAGCAAAGCCCAAACTCTGAATATTCCCTGTCTAACAGAAGCCGAACTTGTAGAAATGTTGCAGTAAGCAAATATCCGTAAAATCACGGTACATCTTCTTAAGCTTCCCAAATAGGCTAGGGAATAGGGATATTGTCTCGGCTATGCAAACTGCTGACTTTTGTGATGGTGACTCATCATGATTGTCATAAGCATTTGTGCCACGGATGAGCCAGCCAATAAACCACTAAATCATACACATAGGGGGACATGTTGCGAACTCATGGTTGTATCTCAAAATACGGTTGCTCATCTTACCAGTCGTAATATGCTCCAGCCTCTTGCTACCCAAACTCTTCGCGAACGCCATCCTCAACGCCGAAATCACTTTAGTGTGGAGGATCATTTTCACTTTAATCGGGAGCAGGGCACAATCCATGACTGGCATCAAGCTCGGAACATCCTTGTTACCGAAGATTTTATCGTGGGTATGATCACTGGCCTGGAGCAGGAAGTTGGCCCCGCCTCAACCTTGGTGATGTACAAAATTGGGGAAGAGTGGGGCTTAAAAGATGCCGACTTTTTTCAACGAAACTTCCGACAAGAATATAACCGCGAATTGCGCCAAACCAATTTGAGCTTTTTGTTCGAGGCCTGGTGGTGGCCCTTTGTCACCCAAGGGTGGGGCAATTGGGATATTGATTTATCGGAGCAGAAAAATGGCTTTATGTTTATCAATATCTTTGATTCTGTTGTTGCTCGAACCTTAGGGGATGTGGGAAAACCGGTTTGCTATCTTTATGCCGGCATGTTTGCTGGATTTTTCACGGGCCTGATTAAAAAATCCCTCGGTTGTATCGAAATTCAATGCTATGCGATGGGGGAAACCTACTGTAAATTTCTGGTGGGTAAGCAGGAACGGATTGATGCCGCTTCATTCTGGCAAAACGAAGGTGCCTCCGCAAGCGATATCGAAAAACGGATGAAAAATGGGCAACTTTCCCCCTAGTCGCAAAAGTTTTTCTGGGTGATGGAGTGTATTTTTGAACATGAGATTTGAGATTGATTTTTAACTTTATCAGCCTTAACCCTGCTGTTATTAATCTGGAGGATGACTATGTTAACTCAACTAGATCGCTTGACCACAGAAGCCGATGGCCGGTTTGCAACTGCGGCAGAGTTAAAATTTCTGCGAGACTATTTAGATACTGTGGATGAGCGGGTCGAAACCTATAAGAAAATTGGTGCAGCAGCAGACAGTATGGTCTCGGAAATCCAACAGCGGCAGTTGTCAGCTAAATCCAGTTGCTACACATTTAGCGGCAAGGATCAAGCCAGTATTTGTCGCCGGGACTTAACCAATGCGATTCGTCTTAGTGCCACCGCGATGTTGTTTGCAGATTTGGATTTACTCCGGGACGGCTTTCTGCTTTGGTATCGCACCATTGTCAAGTCCTTTAACTATAGCCACATGGCTGAAAACACCTATGGCAAACAACTGCCAGACATGATGAAAAAACTGTTATCCCCCTTGGAATACACCTATATGCAACCCATCTTGTCCTTGAATCATTCGATTTTGTCCCAGTAAACTTTGGTCGGGAGACGGTTTAATGGCGGTTAATTAACTCATGCCTGGCATTGATCTTAAACAGCTTTTTAGTTGCCGTCTCCCCCAGTAGCTTCTTAAATGCGCGCTGGCCAAAACAAACGATTATTTCACAGGAAAATATTAATGTTTAAGCAGTTAACCCGTTTAGCCAATGAAGCCGATGGTCGATTTGCTAGCCCCTCCGAATTAAAATTTCTCAAAGACTACCTAGAAACCGTAGAGACGCGCATGAGTGCCTACAGCAAAGTTCGGGATGCTGAGACGACCATTACGGAGAAATTAGGCGCTACCCTGCAGTCCCAAAGTCCTTACATTTTCCAGAAAGGCAAGCAGGACTATAGTGCCGTCTGTCAACGAGATCGCCAGCACGTTTTACGGATATCGGCCACCTCCATGCTTTTTGATGACTTAGATTCTTTACGGGAAGGCTTCCTCCTCTGGTATCGAACAATCATCAAAGCCTTTCGGGATGAAAAAGCCTCCCAGGCCACCTACAAAGTTCTACCCAAGATCGTGAATGAACACTTGACTCCAGAAGAGGCCAAACTGATGCAGCCCGCCTTAGAGCTAGATAAATCCATCTTGGGTGAATAACATCCAGTCACAACTCCCCAGGCCCCGCGAACAATGGCAAAATCAGTAGGCGATGGAATTATGGGACTGTTTTAAGGAATTGGCATGGCTGAGGCAACGGATCACAGTGGCTCTGGGTTAGAAGAGATTAAAGCAACTCGTCGCGAAAAGGTGGCCAAACTACGGGATTTGGGAATTAACCCCTATGCCTACCAGTTTGATCGCACTCATTCCGCCGCCCAACTCCAGGCCCAGTACGTTGATCTCAAGGATGGGGAAACGGTAGATGTGCAAGTGGCGGTGGCCGGGCGCATCCTGAATCGGCGGGTGTTTGGCAAATTAGCTTTTTTTACTCTTCAAGATGAAAGCGATACAATTCAGCTTTATTTAGATAAACAAACAATCCAGGCCAACATGGGCGAAACCGACCCCCAGGCCTTTGATCACCTCAAGCAACTCACCGATGCCGGGGATATTTTGGGAGCAGTTGGCACCATTAAGCGCACCGAAAAAGGCGAACTCTCGGTTTATGTCCACACCTACACAATTCTGACCAAATCCCTCCTGCCTCTTCCCGACAAATGGCATGGCCTGACCGATGTCGAAAAACGCTATCGCCAACGCTATGTGGATTTAATCGTTAACCCCCAAGTCCGGCAAACCTTTCGTCAACGGGCCTTGATCACCGCCGCTATCCGCCGTTACTTAGATGAACAGGGCTTTATTGAAATTGAAACACCTGTTTTGCAAGCTGAAGCGGGGGGAGCCGAAGCTAGGCCCTTTATTACCTATCACAACACCCTAGAAATGCAACTCTATTTACGCGTTGCCCCGGAATTACACTTAAAACGCTTGATAGTGGGTGGCTTTGAGAAAATCTTTGAAATGGGTCGTCTTTTCCGCAATGAAGGCATCTCAACTCGCCACAACCCGGAATTTACCAGCATTGAAATTTACCAGGCCTATGCTGACTACACCGAGATGATGACCTTGACGGAAACTCTGATTACCTATGCCGCCGAAACTGTTTTAGGCACGCTTCAGATCAACTACCAAGGCCAAAAAATTGATTTAACTCCTCCTTGGCGGCGCGTCACGATGTTTGATGTGGTGCAGGAAGCTACGGGGATGGATTTTCGCAAGTTTAGGAATCTCACTGAAGCCAAAGCTGCTGCCCAAAATGCTGGAATTAAAGATGTAGAAAAATGCGACACCATTGGCCGAGTTTTGAATGAAGCCTTTGAGCAAGCGGTCGAACCCAATTTAATTCAGCCCACCTTTGTCCTTGATTACCCGGTGGAAATTTCTCCCCTCGCCAAACCCCATCGATCCCAACCTGGCCTGGTGGAACGGTTTGAATTGTTTATTGTTGGGCGCGAGACAGCTAATAGTTTTTCAGAGTTAACCGATGCCGTGGATCAGCGTCAACGTCTAGAAGCACAAGCTGCCCGTAAAGAAGCCGGAGACTTAGAAGCCCACAGCATTGATGAAGATTTCCTCGCTGCCTTAGAACAGGGGATGCCACCCACCGGGGGCCTGGGGATTGGGATTGATCGGCTGGTGATGTTGTTGACCGATTCCCCCAGTATTCGCGATGTGATTGCTTTTCCCCTGCTGCGCCCAGAAACTTAGGCCCTTTTTAAACCCAAAACCCAACTAAATAAACCGCACCGTGCCACTGGGGCCAATACTGACACTACCGTGAACATTGGGGTTATTGGCTTTTGTTGCGGCGATATTGATCGTTAGGGTATTTGTACTGGCATTGAAATTGGAAGTGCTGAACATTAGGGGAGTTCCACCACTGTTATAAATCAGGATATTCACATCATTGACATAGTTCTTAATGGAAGGAAATGAAAAAGACCTTGACTTTCCAGGAGCTAGAGTATCGTTTTTAGCATTACCTTCACCGGCCACAACTGGTACACCAGAGTTGTTCACAACAATTACGGTTAACGCTCGACTGGGAGTAATTTTAGTTTGGGCCAGCACCTGAGCATCAAAGAATTGTGGGACAAAGATCGCCGGAGTACCAAATCCCAGGCCAGCCAAAGCAACAGATAAAACAATGGGCTTCCACGTAACCATAACTAACGATCCAAACACGATCACATTCAGATTACCCCCCGGCCCAGTCGATAACCTGAATCTCCATAAATCTTTTATCTTGTCAGGCTTGACGTTGCTTGACCAACAATTCCAGGCCTGGAGCTATCAAGCCTCAAACCAGTGTTGGAGATCCTTAGACTGTAAGTCTGCCACTGAGCTAAGATCACGGAGTTGCATCCTCCAAACCTATTCCTCATTGCCCATGACTCCTCTGGCTGCCCCTGTCTTAGCACCACCTCTCGAAGCTCCTGATCTGGCCCAGGCTTTAACCCAAATTAATACCCAAGCCGAATGGATTAGCTTACGTTACGTCCAAGAACAAACCACCACGCGCTCGGTTCGTGATGGCAACCCCCAAGTGAATCACCATGATCTCTCGGCCGGGGTGATGATTGAGGTTTTGGTGAATGGGCAACTGGGCTATGGGGCCGGTAATCGCTTGGATCGAGAGAGTTTGCAGCAAGCCGCAGATCGTGCCTATCAACAAGCCTTAAGAGCCTCGCAGTGGAGTTTGTCCCCTGTATCAGTGGCGATTCGGCCGGCTGTAGTCGGGGAATATCGAGGTTATGGACAGGATGCCTTGGGTGCCTTGGGGCCGGGGGAAATTAACGAACTCTTGCAAAAAATTTGTCAAACCCTGAAAGTCTCAGAAAAAATTGTCCAAACCACGGCCCTGATGCAAACCGTAGCCACCACATCCCATTGGGTCAGCAGCAATGGTGGGAATATTCGCCAAGACGTTCTCCAGGCCATCACCCACTATGCCGCCACGGCCCAAGATGGAGCCAATATTCAACAACGAACTGACAATGGGATGTTTGCCCGTTGCTATCAAGCTGGCCTGGAGGTTTTGGCAGCGGAATTGGTCTTAGAACGGGCCGCAAAGATTGGCAGTCAAGCTCTGGAATTGTTAACCGCCGCTGAATGTCCGACTACGACCACAAATTTGGTACTGGCTCCGGATCAAATGATGCTACAAATCCATGAAAGTATTGGCCATCCCTTGGAGTTGGATCGGATTTTGGGCGATGAGCGCAATTATGCCGGCAGTAGTTTTGTCAAGTTAGAGGATTTTGGGCAGTTGGTCTATGGCTCACCCTTACTCAATGTCACCTTTGATCCGACTGTCCCGACCGAGTTAGCCAGTTATGGGTTTGATGATGGCGGTGTACCGGCCCAACGAGAATACCTGATTAAAGAAGGAATTTTGCTGCGGGGCCTGGGGAGTGCGGAAAGTCAGTTGCGCTCTGGGGTTCCGGGGGTTGCTAACTTACGAGCCTGTTCCTGGAATCGGCCGCCCATTGATCGGATGGCCAATTTGAATCTTGAACCGGGAAGTAGGAGTTGGCAAGAGATCATTGGCAATATTGAACAGGGCATTTACATGGAATCCAACCGCTCTTGGTCTATTGATGACTATCGGCTCAAGTTTCAGTTTGGCTGTGAATATGCGCGGGAAATTAACAACGGGCAATTGGGGCAAGTCCTCCGTAATCCCAACTATCGAGGCGCAACACCCAACTTCTGGGGGAATCTGATTGCGGTGGGGGATCAATCAACTCTAGGGATTTTTGGCACACCTTATTGCGGGAAAGGGGAACCTAATCAAGCAATTCGGGTCGGTCATGCCTCGCCCGTCTGTGCCTTTGCCAATATTGAAGTTTTTGGCGGACATTAAGCTAAACCATGGGCCAGATTGCATTTGTGACCGGGGGCAGTGGCTTTGTGGGGGCCAA is from Synechococcus sp. PCC 6312 and encodes:
- a CDS encoding TldD/PmbA family protein; this encodes MLDQQFQAWSYQASNQCWRSLDCKSATELRSRSCILQTYSSLPMTPLAAPVLAPPLEAPDLAQALTQINTQAEWISLRYVQEQTTTRSVRDGNPQVNHHDLSAGVMIEVLVNGQLGYGAGNRLDRESLQQAADRAYQQALRASQWSLSPVSVAIRPAVVGEYRGYGQDALGALGPGEINELLQKICQTLKVSEKIVQTTALMQTVATTSHWVSSNGGNIRQDVLQAITHYAATAQDGANIQQRTDNGMFARCYQAGLEVLAAELVLERAAKIGSQALELLTAAECPTTTTNLVLAPDQMMLQIHESIGHPLELDRILGDERNYAGSSFVKLEDFGQLVYGSPLLNVTFDPTVPTELASYGFDDGGVPAQREYLIKEGILLRGLGSAESQLRSGVPGVANLRACSWNRPPIDRMANLNLEPGSRSWQEIIGNIEQGIYMESNRSWSIDDYRLKFQFGCEYAREINNGQLGQVLRNPNYRGATPNFWGNLIAVGDQSTLGIFGTPYCGKGEPNQAIRVGHASPVCAFANIEVFGGH